A section of the Desulfitibacter sp. BRH_c19 genome encodes:
- a CDS encoding rod-share determining protein MreBH, with protein sequence MFGWGTDIGVDLGTATVLVFVKGQGIVLNEPSVVAIDKKTGQIFAVGEAARKMLGRTPGNIVAIRPLKEGVIADYDSTERMLRYFIQKACGKRFFFKPRVMVCIPSGVTGVEERAVREAAMQAGARQAYLIEEPMAAALGAGLDISDANGTMVVDIGGGTTDVAVLSLGGIVCSKSLRVGGDKFDEAIVRYIRREFNLMIGERSAEELKIQIGTAYSKSPRYETSMDVRGRDLVTGLPKTLSITGKQMHQAILEPVESIVAGVKEVLEKTPPELSSDIINKGVVMTGGGAMLHGLDELLVEETGLPIHLADDPITCVALGTGKALQMLDVLKDTGMVSKGLV encoded by the coding sequence ATGTTTGGCTGGGGTACTGATATAGGCGTAGATTTAGGCACTGCTACTGTTTTAGTTTTTGTAAAGGGACAGGGAATTGTTTTAAATGAACCTTCAGTTGTGGCAATTGACAAAAAAACGGGACAGATATTTGCCGTTGGAGAAGCTGCACGAAAGATGCTTGGGAGAACACCCGGTAACATTGTAGCAATTAGACCCTTAAAAGAAGGAGTCATTGCTGATTATGATTCAACAGAAAGAATGCTAAGGTATTTCATTCAAAAGGCATGTGGCAAAAGATTTTTCTTCAAACCAAGGGTAATGGTTTGTATCCCATCAGGAGTGACTGGGGTGGAAGAAAGGGCAGTTAGAGAGGCAGCAATGCAGGCTGGTGCAAGGCAGGCATATCTAATAGAAGAACCTATGGCTGCTGCTTTAGGTGCAGGACTAGATATATCCGATGCTAATGGCACTATGGTTGTAGACATTGGTGGTGGCACCACAGATGTTGCTGTACTATCTCTAGGTGGTATAGTTTGTTCTAAGTCACTACGAGTAGGTGGCGACAAGTTTGACGAGGCCATAGTTCGTTATATACGTAGAGAGTTTAACCTTATGATAGGTGAAAGAAGTGCAGAAGAGCTTAAAATACAAATTGGTACTGCCTATTCCAAAAGCCCAAGATACGAAACATCAATGGACGTAAGAGGAAGAGATTTAGTGACAGGACTTCCAAAAACATTATCCATTACAGGTAAGCAAATGCACCAGGCAATTTTAGAACCTGTAGAAAGTATAGTTGCAGGCGTTAAAGAAGTACTTGAAAAAACCCCTCCCGAACTTTCTTCAGATATTATAAATAAAGGTGTCGTAATGACCGGTGGTGGCGCTATGCTTCATGGTTTAGATGAACTTCTAGTTGAAGAAACGGGACTTCCCATCCACCTTGCAGATGACCCCATTACTTGCGTAGCCTTAGGTACAGGTAAAGCCTTACAGATGCTAGATGTATTAAAGGATACCGGAATGGTATCAAAAGGATTGGTCTAG
- a CDS encoding stage III sporulation protein D, with translation MQDYIRQRVLDISKYIIKEGTTVRTTANIFRVSKSTVHKDVTERLPRINEELSLEVKKVLQNNKAERHIRGGEATRKKYKQNNVS, from the coding sequence ATGCAAGATTACATTCGTCAAAGAGTTTTGGATATTTCCAAATATATAATAAAGGAGGGCACAACTGTCCGCACTACTGCAAATATTTTTAGAGTAAGTAAAAGTACAGTTCATAAGGACGTTACAGAGAGATTACCTAGAATTAATGAAGAATTATCATTAGAGGTAAAAAAAGTATTACAAAATAACAAAGCTGAAAGGCATATTAGAGGCGGAGAAGCCACTAGAAAAAAATATAAGCAAAATAATGTATCCTAG
- a CDS encoding N-acetylmannosaminyltransferase, producing MKVDILGCLVDRIDMDGALKKIEEFIQSGKPHHIITLNAEIIHKAQSDPRLKEIIKEADLVTPDGSGVVWASNYLNAPVPERVTGIDLTLKLAEIAAKKGWTFYFYGGAPTVAETAAENLQKRYNGLKIVGTCHGYISETDKEKLLKDIKEKKPDILLVALGAPRQEFWIKDHQKELQVPVSIGIGGSLDVISGKAKRAPIFFQKAGLEWLYRLIKEPHRIGRMTSLPKFSIQVRLKGKKH from the coding sequence ATGAAGGTAGATATTCTAGGTTGTCTTGTGGATAGGATAGACATGGATGGAGCTCTTAAAAAGATAGAAGAATTCATCCAATCTGGAAAACCACATCACATAATCACGTTAAATGCTGAAATAATACATAAAGCACAAAGTGACCCCAGATTAAAAGAAATTATTAAAGAGGCAGATCTAGTTACACCAGATGGCTCAGGAGTAGTTTGGGCTTCTAATTACCTTAATGCACCAGTACCAGAAAGGGTAACAGGGATAGACCTAACCCTAAAGCTGGCAGAAATAGCAGCAAAAAAGGGATGGACCTTTTATTTTTATGGAGGTGCCCCCACAGTTGCTGAAACTGCTGCGGAAAACCTGCAAAAAAGGTATAATGGTCTAAAAATAGTGGGTACATGTCATGGGTATATATCTGAAACTGATAAAGAAAAACTTCTCAAGGATATAAAAGAAAAGAAACCAGACATTCTCCTAGTAGCCCTGGGAGCACCCAGACAAGAGTTTTGGATTAAAGACCACCAAAAAGAACTACAAGTTCCCGTATCTATAGGAATAGGGGGAAGTCTTGATGTAATATCAGGCAAAGCTAAAAGAGCACCCATCTTCTTCCAAAAAGCAGGATTAGAGTGGCTCTATCGCCTCATAAAAGAACCCCACAGGATAGGCAGAATGACATCCCTACCCAAATTCTCCATCCAAGTGAGGCTAAAAGGCAAAAAGCACTAG